The following DNA comes from Sphingorhabdus sp. M41.
ACCCGGAAGCGGGACCGCATCCGCATCGTACCGTGCAGACCATCCAGTCGCTCGGCAAGCAGGCCGGGCTGGTGCTCAATCCGGCGACTCCGCTGGATATTCTCGATTATCTGATCGACGATCTCGACCTGATTCTGGTGATGAGCGTCAACCCCGGCTTCGGCGGGCAGAGCTTCATCGACAGCCAGTTGCGCAAGATCGAGGCGATTCGCAGACGGATTACCGCAACCGGCAAGGATATAAGGCTGGAAGTCGACGGCGGTATCGATCTCAAAACCGCGCCAAAGGCAATTGCCGCCGGCGCCGACACATTGGTGGCCGGAACCGCCACGTTCAGAGGTGGGCCTGATCATTATGCCGGCAATATCAGCGGCCTGAGGGGTGAATGACCACCGACGGGTCTGACCGGCTTGATCTGGGCGATGGCCACCCGGACGAGCCATCGACCCATGACGGAAATGATGCGGCAGGCGAAGGCCGAAGCCTGACTTTGCGCCACGAGCGCGACCGCGGCCAGTCGCTCGCCCAGCAGGCGACGATGCTCTATTACCGGATCACGTGGCGGATGCCGATGCACCGGCTCCGGCTGTCCGGAAAACTGCCCTTGCGGTTGCTCGCGGTACCGGTTGATCCAATAGAGGGTGACCGGGTGCAG
Coding sequences within:
- the rpe gene encoding ribulose-phosphate 3-epimerase, with the translated sequence MSDSIRIAPSILSADFARLGEEVQAIDKAGCDWIHVDVMDGHFVPNITIGPAVVKALRPHSAKPFDVHLMISPVDQFLEAFAEAGADIISFHPEAGPHPHRTVQTIQSLGKQAGLVLNPATPLDILDYLIDDLDLILVMSVNPGFGGQSFIDSQLRKIEAIRRRITATGKDIRLEVDGGIDLKTAPKAIAAGADTLVAGTATFRGGPDHYAGNISGLRGE